One genomic segment of Blastopirellula marina includes these proteins:
- a CDS encoding AAA family ATPase, with the protein MVTTNTQQTDHRQINELTEEIKIRSTPFRRLLDEIGRVIVGQRQLIHRMQVGLLTNGHLLIEGVPGLAKTTAVSCLAKGISTGFQRIQFTPDLLPADLIGTQIYRPHEQKFAIQKGPIFSNLILADEINRAPAKVQSALLEAMQERQVTIGHHTYPLDDPFLVMATQNPIEQEGTYPLPEAQMDRFMLKVLVGHPTRDEEIEILERMSRTKTSLEVNPTLSPAEIIQARSLVDEIYIDTKVRDYIVDLVIATRDPGSFNLPIEDLIQYGVSPRATISLTLAAKANAFLGGRGYVVPGDVKEVAPDVLRHRLIVTYEAEAEEKTSDDVIRAILDHVPVP; encoded by the coding sequence ATGGTGACCACAAATACCCAACAGACAGATCATCGCCAGATTAACGAGCTCACTGAAGAAATCAAGATTCGCAGCACTCCCTTCCGGCGTCTGTTAGATGAGATCGGCCGGGTCATCGTCGGACAGCGGCAGTTGATACACCGGATGCAAGTGGGCCTACTCACCAATGGCCATCTGCTCATCGAAGGCGTTCCTGGGCTGGCGAAGACGACCGCCGTGTCTTGCCTGGCCAAAGGTATCAGTACCGGCTTCCAGCGAATCCAGTTCACTCCCGACCTGCTGCCTGCCGACCTGATCGGCACGCAGATTTATCGTCCGCACGAACAGAAGTTCGCGATTCAGAAGGGCCCCATTTTCTCGAATCTGATTCTGGCCGACGAAATCAACCGAGCACCCGCCAAGGTGCAGAGTGCTCTCTTGGAAGCAATGCAGGAACGCCAGGTCACCATCGGCCATCATACCTATCCGCTGGACGATCCATTCCTGGTGATGGCAACGCAAAACCCCATCGAGCAGGAAGGCACCTATCCACTTCCGGAAGCTCAGATGGACCGGTTCATGCTCAAGGTTCTCGTTGGTCATCCCACACGCGACGAGGAAATCGAGATATTGGAACGGATGTCACGCACCAAGACTTCGCTCGAAGTGAATCCCACGTTGTCGCCTGCGGAAATCATTCAGGCACGCAGCCTGGTGGATGAGATCTACATCGACACCAAGGTAAGGGACTACATCGTCGACCTGGTGATCGCCACACGCGATCCTGGTTCCTTCAACCTGCCGATCGAAGACCTGATCCAGTATGGAGTTTCGCCGCGAGCAACGATTAGCCTGACATTGGCCGCGAAGGCAAACGCATTCCTCGGTGGACGAGGCTACGTGGTGCCGGGCGATGTCAAGGAAGTTGCTCCAGACGTGTTACGGCATCGCTTGATCGTCACTTACGAAGCCGAGGCGGAAGAGAAGACTTCCGACGACGTGATCCGAGCGATTCTCGATCACGTTCCGGTTCCCTAA
- a CDS encoding DUF58 domain-containing protein produces MIPREVLQKIRRIQIRTSHLADNMLAGQYHSAFKGRGVEFEEVRPYRIGDDVRAIDWNVTARTGEPFVKLFREERQLTATFLVDLSASQSLGTHWQSKRELVAEIGATLAFSAISNNDKVALTLFTDDIEKAIPPRSGSRHVLRVIRELLYCEPIGHGTNLSRALEHLNRTAKRRSIAFVISDFQDANYEQALKVARRKHDIIPIVVSDRREYELPNVGLLDLVDSETGQVVVVDTSSRHQRQRYAQRAEALANQRDQLFKRLRMDPIHVRTGEDFVDPLRKFFSQRECRR; encoded by the coding sequence ATGATCCCCCGCGAAGTACTACAGAAAATTCGCCGCATACAGATTCGGACCTCTCACCTGGCCGACAACATGTTGGCCGGCCAATACCACTCGGCCTTCAAGGGACGCGGCGTCGAGTTTGAAGAGGTGCGACCCTACCGCATCGGCGACGACGTTCGAGCAATCGACTGGAACGTAACGGCCCGAACCGGTGAACCGTTCGTCAAGCTGTTTCGGGAAGAGCGTCAGCTTACCGCAACGTTCTTGGTCGACTTGAGTGCGTCACAAAGCTTGGGTACCCACTGGCAGTCGAAACGAGAGTTGGTAGCGGAAATCGGAGCTACGCTGGCTTTCTCGGCCATTAGCAACAACGACAAAGTCGCACTGACCTTGTTCACGGACGACATCGAGAAGGCGATTCCTCCGCGCAGTGGCTCGCGTCACGTCTTGCGTGTCATTCGCGAATTGTTGTATTGCGAGCCGATCGGTCACGGCACGAATTTGTCGCGTGCCCTCGAGCACCTGAATCGCACGGCCAAACGGCGATCGATCGCGTTCGTCATCAGCGATTTCCAAGATGCCAACTACGAGCAAGCGTTGAAAGTTGCCCGGCGAAAGCATGACATCATTCCGATCGTGGTGTCCGATCGACGCGAATACGAACTACCGAATGTAGGTTTGCTCGACCTGGTCGACTCAGAGACAGGACAAGTGGTGGTGGTCGACACCTCGAGTCGTCATCAACGCCAGCGATACGCACAACGAGCCGAGGCGTTGGCAAATCAACGAGACCAGCTATTCAAGCGTTTGCGTATGGATCCCATCCATGTTCGCACAGGAGAAGATTTTGTGGATCCCCTGCGAAAGTTCTTTAGCCAAAGGGAGTGCCGACGATGA
- a CDS encoding vWA domain-containing protein — protein sequence MFHGPSAWFLLLLLIIPPLVWWMVRRKRETAISFSSTSWLSGLTPTWKQRLQWLPSALRVAAIILLIVALARPQEGRKHTVVDSEGIAIEMVVDRSGSMQAMDFELDGQPVDRLTAVKDVVGKFISGDDTLSGRTSDLVGLVTFARHADGIAPPTLDHPFMIKQLDNTQIALNRNEDGTAIGDALGLAVEKLSALGEEDQRKLKSKVVILLTDGENNSGDLDPVVAAELAAAMGVKVYTIGVGTKGRAPVPVVDPFTGRRTFQMAQVNIDEQTLKTIADATGGQYYRATDTESLEKIYNEIDQLEKSRVEAQHFVDYRELAIEPIHAGVWSIPPLVLIAFWLLVTQVVLSNTVYRKITE from the coding sequence ATGTTTCATGGACCTTCAGCCTGGTTTCTGTTGCTGCTGCTTATCATTCCTCCCCTGGTGTGGTGGATGGTCAGGAGAAAACGGGAAACGGCCATTTCGTTTAGTTCAACCAGCTGGCTTTCAGGGCTGACGCCCACTTGGAAGCAGCGTTTGCAATGGTTGCCGTCGGCGCTGCGTGTTGCCGCGATCATCCTATTGATCGTTGCGTTGGCGCGTCCGCAAGAAGGCCGCAAGCACACCGTCGTCGACAGCGAGGGGATCGCGATCGAAATGGTGGTCGACCGTTCCGGCAGTATGCAGGCAATGGACTTCGAGCTCGACGGACAACCGGTCGATCGCTTGACCGCCGTCAAAGATGTTGTCGGCAAATTCATTTCCGGCGACGACACTCTTTCTGGAAGAACGAGCGACCTGGTTGGCTTGGTCACGTTTGCCCGTCATGCCGATGGCATTGCTCCCCCCACGCTCGACCATCCCTTCATGATCAAGCAGTTGGACAACACACAAATCGCGTTGAATCGAAACGAGGATGGTACCGCGATTGGAGATGCCCTCGGGCTGGCGGTTGAAAAACTCTCGGCTCTTGGCGAAGAGGATCAACGCAAGCTTAAGAGCAAAGTCGTCATCTTGCTCACCGATGGCGAGAACAACTCGGGGGATCTCGATCCGGTCGTCGCGGCGGAACTCGCAGCGGCGATGGGCGTCAAGGTCTACACGATTGGCGTCGGAACGAAAGGGCGTGCCCCGGTACCCGTCGTCGACCCGTTCACTGGCCGTCGGACTTTCCAGATGGCTCAGGTCAATATTGATGAACAAACCTTGAAGACCATCGCCGATGCAACGGGTGGTCAGTACTACCGGGCGACGGATACCGAGTCGCTCGAAAAGATTTACAACGAGATTGACCAACTGGAGAAGAGCCGCGTCGAGGCCCAGCACTTCGTCGACTACCGTGAATTGGCGATCGAACCCATTCACGCTGGTGTTTGGAGCATTCCGCCCCTGGTCTTAATCGCATTCTGGCTCTTGGTTACCCAGGTCGTGCTCAGCAACACCGTCTACCGCAAGATTACGGAGTAA
- a CDS encoding VWA domain-containing protein, producing the protein MDIQIGNVASLNWLWIVVATIGVLAISVVARKRALTRFATGNLIHRIVAKNGSRRHLIKSVLASIALVALVLALVDLRWGKVWREVPQRGIEVVFVLDVSRSMLAEDATPNRLSRAKQQITDMVDAMAGDRVGLVAFAGDARQMVPLTSHHHDFKKTLAEVGPHNITVGGSRLGDALEVAGNAFLDQTGEHQAIVVFTDGEDQESEPVKIAKLLHDQRDIRVFTIGLGDMDQGARIPDQHSARSFVEYHGEQVWSKLNGTTLEQVALKGGGAYIPAGTKQVAMDQVYHRYMEQVQAEEFETARINSYVPRFQWFVALGLLVLLIDTLLPTKIGSPVSSRGASRFLSKTVASACVAILVLGPQIAWAEAPETLVRKGNEAMRSGNVQNALDAYQAAAEVSPDSPELLYNQAVAQYRMGQNEAARNLFTQTIATGDKALSAKARYNLGNCDYAEAVQIAQQDKQAAIERLQSAINHYRGSLTENNNDTDARANAQLAQMLIDQLQQDQQQDQQQDQQQDQQQDQQQDQQQDQQQDQQQDQQQDQQQDQQQDQQQDQQQDQQQDQKQPASGKPGEMSQEQSQEDQPSGVPEFGNTSPASEDEAQSITKEEAQKLLQAVRDRELLRRLENQQKATRSYVPVDRDW; encoded by the coding sequence ATGGATATTCAAATCGGCAACGTGGCAAGCTTGAACTGGCTTTGGATTGTCGTTGCGACAATCGGTGTGCTCGCCATCTCGGTGGTCGCGCGAAAGCGAGCTTTGACCCGTTTTGCGACCGGAAACCTGATTCATCGGATCGTGGCCAAGAACGGCTCGCGAAGACATCTCATCAAAAGCGTTCTGGCCAGCATAGCACTAGTCGCTTTGGTGCTCGCGCTGGTCGACTTGCGATGGGGCAAAGTTTGGCGAGAGGTTCCCCAGCGGGGAATCGAAGTGGTGTTTGTGCTGGATGTTTCTCGGTCGATGCTGGCTGAGGATGCTACGCCTAATCGTCTGTCCCGAGCGAAGCAGCAGATTACCGACATGGTTGACGCCATGGCCGGCGATCGCGTGGGCCTGGTAGCGTTCGCGGGGGACGCTCGGCAAATGGTTCCGTTAACCAGTCATCATCATGATTTCAAGAAAACCCTTGCCGAGGTTGGCCCGCACAACATCACGGTGGGAGGTTCTCGCTTAGGAGATGCCCTGGAAGTCGCCGGCAACGCGTTTCTTGATCAGACGGGGGAGCACCAGGCAATCGTCGTCTTCACTGACGGCGAGGATCAAGAGAGCGAACCGGTCAAGATCGCCAAACTGTTGCATGACCAACGTGATATTCGCGTGTTCACTATTGGTCTTGGCGACATGGATCAAGGGGCCCGTATCCCTGACCAGCATTCGGCCCGCTCGTTTGTCGAATACCACGGTGAGCAGGTCTGGTCAAAGCTAAACGGCACCACGTTAGAACAAGTCGCTTTGAAAGGGGGTGGTGCGTATATTCCGGCAGGTACCAAGCAAGTTGCGATGGATCAGGTCTATCACCGCTATATGGAACAGGTTCAGGCCGAGGAGTTTGAAACCGCTCGGATCAACAGCTATGTCCCCCGTTTCCAGTGGTTCGTGGCTTTGGGGCTGCTTGTCCTGCTGATCGATACGTTGCTTCCTACCAAGATCGGATCGCCGGTCTCCTCACGAGGGGCTTCGCGTTTCCTGAGTAAGACAGTCGCTTCAGCGTGCGTGGCAATTCTGGTCCTGGGACCGCAAATAGCCTGGGCCGAAGCACCGGAGACTCTCGTTCGGAAGGGAAATGAGGCGATGCGTTCAGGGAACGTCCAGAATGCCCTCGATGCTTATCAGGCAGCAGCAGAGGTTAGTCCCGATTCACCAGAACTCCTTTACAACCAGGCTGTCGCCCAGTACCGGATGGGACAGAACGAAGCAGCGAGGAACCTCTTCACGCAGACCATCGCCACCGGGGACAAGGCATTGAGTGCCAAGGCCCGCTACAACCTGGGCAATTGCGACTATGCCGAGGCCGTTCAGATTGCCCAACAAGATAAGCAGGCAGCCATCGAGCGGCTCCAGTCCGCGATCAACCACTATCGCGGCAGCCTTACCGAAAATAACAACGACACCGATGCCCGCGCCAACGCACAATTGGCCCAGATGTTGATTGACCAATTGCAGCAGGACCAACAGCAGGACCAACAGCAGGACCAACAGCAGGACCAACAGCAGGACCAACAGCAGGACCAACAGCAGGACCAACAACAGGACCAACAACAGGACCAACAGCAGGATCAACAGCAGGATCAACAGCAGGACCAGCAGCAGGACCAGCAACAGGACCAGCAACAGGATCAAAAGCAACCCGCGTCAGGCAAACCTGGAGAGATGTCGCAAGAGCAATCTCAGGAAGATCAACCTTCAGGCGTACCAGAGTTCGGCAACACCTCCCCTGCCTCTGAGGACGAGGCACAGTCGATTACGAAGGAGGAAGCCCAAAAGCTGCTGCAAGCTGTCCGAGATCGCGAACTGCTGCGTCGACTTGAGAACCAACAGAAGGCGACTCGCAGCTACGTTCCGGTCGATCGCGACTGGTAA
- a CDS encoding BatD family protein has product MNLRTISQALLAAATIAVCSAAAQAADVRAELSAREAYVGAPISLYLKISDAPSHGEPSLPEVDGLAIRSSGTPSRSTQTTIVNGRRSDHVSTTYSWQITPRREGTFVIPPIQVDVDGQWQSTRPIRFVATKNETGDLLFAEVTGQQKEIYVGQPLSLTLNLWVKPYHDAQYDITLSEENMWQLISEATNWGAFTERMNELAENRQRPGGDEVLREDSLGEEHAYYHYQVETLIYPTRPGKITVDDLNIVVDYPTQLGKSRDPFASMFDNDYFGGRSPFGTMGHSPFRRSSLAITDSRPIVAEVTIDSIDVKPVPTAGRPADYRGTVGQYQIVTQASPTTVKAGDPITLHIGIRGDGPMELVQAPPLETLPQLTADFKVTKEPLAGIVQDDTKLFTTTIRPRRAGITHIPAIPLSYFDPKAETFVTVESKPIAIEVTEAERLQLDAIVSSVDGDNSLSAKGGSQPVFDLTNYTGNDAIVSAGHNSNLPWIVAVVLPPTIVCISWAARNRKSISQWFFGEDRESFRAARRSIETASSPSAIAAVLNRFASSESDNITQSEDLELRQLLNDCDHASYGGSPDQQLSTLKSQAIAIIDQRSKMAPKHNNGTQIPKIGRRRMTAMACWTFAGIALMVPVAMYSMGKVDKTGKQESASRQIELSNSKSSPLNSLSKSQMEIIFDEANRAYLDGKKVSATDTAVAKECFSRAATKYDQLIQAGICNANLYTNLGNVQLQLGSRGKAIANYERSLAVDAFHAQARNNLVVARKSLSTDTHDATTSLGSLFGLGSVERFVSTYTIAILLVAAWAIAWMAVLSSLLLNRLHSGLASFSLCCLLLAGLVVIYFSGFERSSVPRAIVATDKVILREAPGNEFPEIASTTVVEGESLRVLRADGPWIRIEKNDGTSGWIAGTNLEIL; this is encoded by the coding sequence ATGAATCTTCGAACCATCTCCCAAGCATTGTTAGCCGCTGCCACAATCGCCGTTTGCTCGGCGGCTGCACAGGCGGCGGATGTCCGTGCAGAGCTTTCGGCCCGGGAAGCCTACGTCGGCGCACCGATTTCGTTGTACCTGAAGATCTCCGACGCACCGTCGCACGGGGAACCCAGTCTTCCTGAAGTTGACGGCCTTGCCATCCGTTCTTCTGGTACACCGAGCCGCAGCACGCAGACGACGATCGTCAATGGTCGACGTTCCGACCATGTTTCAACAACATACTCTTGGCAAATTACTCCACGGCGGGAAGGCACCTTCGTAATCCCACCGATCCAGGTAGATGTCGACGGTCAATGGCAATCGACGCGTCCCATTCGATTCGTCGCGACCAAAAACGAAACAGGTGATTTACTTTTTGCAGAAGTCACGGGACAGCAGAAAGAAATCTACGTTGGCCAGCCTCTCTCGCTCACCCTTAACTTGTGGGTCAAACCATACCATGATGCTCAGTACGACATCACATTAAGTGAAGAGAATATGTGGCAGTTAATATCGGAGGCAACCAACTGGGGTGCGTTCACCGAGCGTATGAACGAACTCGCGGAAAACCGGCAACGCCCTGGCGGCGACGAGGTGTTACGCGAAGATTCTCTGGGGGAAGAACACGCCTATTACCATTACCAGGTCGAGACCTTAATCTATCCCACGCGTCCCGGTAAGATCACGGTCGACGACCTGAACATCGTCGTCGACTATCCCACGCAGCTTGGTAAGTCGCGAGATCCATTCGCTTCGATGTTTGACAATGACTACTTTGGAGGTCGGTCCCCATTTGGTACCATGGGGCACTCCCCGTTTCGCCGCAGTTCTTTGGCCATTACCGATAGTCGCCCCATTGTGGCAGAGGTCACGATTGACTCGATCGACGTAAAGCCTGTTCCTACCGCAGGCCGACCAGCCGACTACCGTGGCACCGTTGGCCAGTATCAGATTGTCACTCAAGCCTCACCAACAACCGTGAAAGCGGGTGATCCGATCACTTTGCACATAGGAATTCGCGGTGATGGCCCGATGGAATTGGTTCAAGCTCCACCGCTCGAGACGCTTCCGCAACTGACGGCCGACTTCAAGGTGACCAAAGAGCCACTGGCCGGCATCGTTCAAGACGACACTAAGTTATTTACGACAACCATCCGTCCCAGACGTGCTGGAATTACCCATATCCCCGCTATTCCGCTCTCCTATTTCGATCCGAAAGCCGAAACCTTCGTCACTGTAGAAAGCAAGCCCATTGCCATTGAAGTAACGGAGGCGGAACGCCTGCAACTCGATGCCATTGTCAGCAGTGTCGATGGCGACAATTCGCTGTCAGCAAAGGGCGGTTCGCAACCTGTCTTTGATTTGACGAACTACACGGGCAACGATGCAATTGTCTCGGCCGGCCACAACTCCAACTTGCCCTGGATTGTTGCCGTGGTACTCCCGCCGACAATCGTTTGCATCTCATGGGCCGCAAGGAATCGAAAATCAATTTCCCAGTGGTTTTTCGGCGAAGACAGGGAAAGCTTTCGAGCGGCTCGTCGGTCGATCGAAACGGCAAGCTCTCCGTCGGCGATTGCAGCGGTATTGAACCGCTTTGCTTCGTCAGAATCGGACAACATTACGCAATCGGAAGACCTGGAACTGCGCCAATTGCTGAACGACTGCGATCACGCCTCCTACGGAGGCTCACCTGACCAGCAACTTTCCACGCTGAAAAGTCAAGCGATCGCGATAATTGATCAACGATCGAAAATGGCTCCAAAGCATAACAACGGTACACAAATACCAAAGATCGGACGCCGTCGGATGACAGCGATGGCATGCTGGACGTTCGCCGGAATCGCCCTCATGGTCCCGGTTGCGATGTACTCCATGGGGAAAGTCGACAAAACGGGGAAACAAGAGTCAGCTTCGCGGCAGATCGAATTATCCAACTCGAAATCATCGCCTTTGAACTCACTTTCTAAATCGCAGATGGAAATCATTTTCGACGAGGCGAACCGAGCCTACCTGGATGGAAAGAAGGTCTCCGCAACGGATACGGCCGTTGCGAAGGAATGTTTCTCCCGAGCCGCAACCAAGTATGACCAACTGATCCAGGCAGGCATTTGCAATGCTAACCTCTATACCAATCTTGGCAATGTCCAACTTCAGTTAGGATCGCGTGGAAAGGCAATCGCCAACTACGAGCGTTCCCTTGCGGTCGACGCATTCCATGCACAAGCACGCAACAACTTAGTAGTTGCACGCAAGTCCCTCTCAACGGACACTCATGATGCGACGACATCGTTGGGAAGCCTGTTTGGTCTTGGGAGTGTCGAACGTTTTGTCTCGACATATACCATTGCCATTTTGCTCGTGGCAGCATGGGCGATTGCATGGATGGCTGTCCTCAGCTCATTGCTTCTCAATCGGCTTCATAGTGGATTAGCGTCGTTTTCGTTGTGTTGCTTGTTACTCGCAGGTCTCGTTGTTATTTACTTTAGCGGTTTTGAACGCTCCAGCGTCCCTCGTGCCATCGTCGCCACGGACAAAGTCATCCTACGCGAAGCCCCTGGGAATGAGTTTCCCGAAATCGCCAGTACGACGGTTGTAGAAGGCGAATCACTTCGAGTGCTAAGGGCCGACGGACCGTGGATCAGGATTGAGAAGAATGATGGGACATCAGGATGGATCGCAGGTACAAACCTCGAAATCCTCTGA